The Alnus glutinosa chromosome 3, dhAlnGlut1.1, whole genome shotgun sequence nucleotide sequence tcaagaatttggccacgtggccaaaattggtgcaggtaggcgcgcgggacaattcccgcgcacCCACCTGCCATTActttgaaatatataatatatatatgtatataaattatattctcTCAGgctctcagtgttctctctctctctttctctctctctctctctctctctctctccctctcgctcgctctctctctctctcagtgttctctctctctccctctcgctcgctctctctctctctctctctctctctctctctccgtcagacGCGCACCACCGGCCAGCTCTCCGTCAAGCGTgcaccaccggccagctccccGACCACCGCGTGGCCGGCCTTCCTGACGGcgatgtctctctctctctctccgtcagtaccctctcactctctttctctaatacctctctctctctgtctctctcactctctgtatctctctcggTATTGCCGGCTAGTGACGAGACGAGAGTTGGACGGAGATCGTATAGATAAAACGTTTTATCTATACGTTAACGTATACGTGCACTCCAAtatattaggaaggaaaaaaacaaaaaaaaaaaaaaaaaaagaagaagaaaagataatataattgTTGGCAACATGCATTAAGTATAcctgtccaaaaaaaaaaaatttagccacgtgtattttaatacatgTGGCCaagtggccgcgtgtattttagccaagtgtattttaatacacgcggccaactgtgcaGTTAGTGCCACCCGGATCCAccacgtgtatttacgtggccacttgcatGTGActaacagttcgccacgtgtacagtgaccgtacacgtggcgaactgcaagtggtaaaaaacaattttttttgtagtgcctatGCGAGTTCTCTCACTTTTGTTGTTCggatacttttttgaaaacacataatttcaaatggtaaactgcgattttaaatgtaaaaatgcgattttgccaaatgtttATTAGTTTATctatgtttttaaattgcaaatcCAAACAGACTATAAATGATTAAAGTTACTTAttcttattagtttaagcttttgagatatgcaaatgatgatttaatatgatttaaaagcaAAACTCCTGACTTCAAACTATATCTCTGTCATTcactttttatttcaattaagaGATAATTGTATCACTGGTCCTTgggattggcctaaattacaaattactccctatggtataaaaagtttatggaggatccctgtggtaaattataattacgaatcactccctgaacccgtGTTCCGTCCACTAAGTTAAAAGATTGCATTCGTTTGTCACGTCATACTTAATAGGAAATTGACATGTGGCCACCCCAGGCATAGGGgaggccgtgcgccacccccaacAACCACCACCCctttgctattttctatttttttttaaagaataaaataatttttaagttttatttatttatatattttttattgtaatagatacgtgtcgatttcttattgggtatAACATGACAAACTAATGGAATATGTTAATCTGGTGGATGAAAAACGGGTTCaatgagtgattcgtaattatagtttaccatagGGATcgcccatgaactttttgtatcacagtgagtgatttgtaatttaggctaccCTCAGGGACTAgtgatgtaaataaaccagtccgtCGGACAACTTGCTCTATACTCGCACGGTTAAACTCGACCCGAACTTGAGCTCGACACTGTACAAACCCACttgattagtaagtgatacatacccgactcgctcgacaaaactcgataagGGCTCGCGAGCCtaactcgtttaaagctcgacccaACCCGTTCAGCCGACTCGTTTAAGGGTTTGCGAGCTTAGCTAGCTCGTTTAATgtaaacctctctctctctctctctctctctctctatatatatatatatatatatatatatatatatatacttaatcatactattcataaaatataataggattataggactatatgattgtgtaatatataacattgtgccatatgacatgtaatcattttattatatgttataaagtattattattagatatttaataattattacatcatttatttattattgtaagttatatagtttatttaacatacaatatatatataacgtaatattaatttttaaatgagctcaccaatttttttgtatgttaaataaactatataacttacaacaaACTCAGTCGAActgaacttaatttttaaaattcgtCATGAGCTCGAGTTCGACTCGAGTTCATTTAGCTAGcttgaacttaatttttaaaactcgtcaTGAGCTCGAACTCGACTCGAGCTCGTGTTGAATAAGCTCGAGATTTGCTCGGGTTCGTGATGAATGAGCTTGAGCTCGTGATGAATGAACTCGATTTGGCTCCAGCCCCTCCCCTGTGAGCATGATTTTCACCAGGAGGGGGTGGCCTCACGCCTCCCCCTCCTGGTGGTAATTTCCCTCTGGCTCCTCGTGAGTCAGGGTGTTTTTTGTTCCCCCAGGGTTGGACCAGTTGAGGTTAGTTTTTCTCCTAACCTCTAGGattgtggagcttttgttcccccGGCTAGATTCGGTGGTGGCTGACTTTCCCTTAGCCTTTTTGGACTATGGTGCCTTGTTATTTgcgtttttttgttttgtcttttgttttggcAGGACTATTCATCTCAAGATGTCTTCTTTGGAGAAGTGGTCGAGCCAACGTGTCGTCGGCGGGGTGATTtttggccctttttttttttttttttttttttttttttttttccacttttttctttgattttggaaGCTAGATCTACACTTCTTCGCTGACTTCTGACTGACACGCACCCCCTAGCCACGTTCCCCGTCGTCTTCCGCCGCAAGCTCTGGTCGTGTCGGTCGTCGGTGATCGGGGCGTGGCTCCCACGCGCCTGGGAGCTCTCTGCTCTGTGTTTCAGACCATGCTCGGCGGCAACCGGTTATACGGCGTCGGATCTCCTTCTGGGTGGTCCCGGTGACGGCACGTGTTCTTCACGCGTCGCCGTCCGGCATCTTTGGCTTTTTCCCCCACTCCCGGCAGCTTGTTTGGATGTTTTTTTGCttatgtgtatttttgtgtttttatcttGTTTCTCTAGTCTCAGCTTGCTTGTGTTTGAATCAAATTTTATGGGAATATCTGTTGGCTAATTATTAGATCATCCCTCTTTCTTTAGAGAATGAGCGTTATTGTAAGAGAGGTTCAAGTgtcattcttgtaaaatttgtatttctgcttagACAACTATTTTACTAAGCCAGATCTTTCTAGCTTAGAGAGTTGAGGGTTCTATCCCTTACTTTCAAATTGTAAGCCTATGGGCTGTTTACAGTATTAATGCTAACacatgttattttgttaaaataaaataaaataaaataagtcttctaaaaataaataaataaataaactcaaAGGTAAATGGAGTTCAAACGCAGCCGTCGTCCTCTATCAACTTATGCTTTATATGGAATGAAATTTTTTCACGCGGAAAAGACATGGATAATATCATTATGAGAATTTGATAAGACAAGACCCTTCTTTTCCAAAATGATTTGTGAAATGATCCGTTGCAATACTCTTATTGGGCTACAGTTACTGCTTTCACTTCCCACGTCCCACGTCCCACGTCCCACtcacttaattatatataattattctaCTAACAATGCTCTACTCttgaaaaagaggaaaattacaaaattcgTCTACAACACATTAATCATAAACGGATCTCGATGCCCAAACGTGTGGACGACAGTCTAAAATTTGTTTGGACTtatattaattcttttttatttgttgtctaATTATACGTTTGTTTtgagtaaaataatttttaaaaaataattttagtattttttgatgtttggtgAGGGTAAAAATAGTAGCCAAcgaaaaaatgatttctgtttgattaaaagtgcttagtaaattttgaaaaataatttacgcgttttaaaaatataacttattttatttttattttattttattttattttattattattattttttttttcagacggtAGACACATTCGACCATCTTTTAAACGACGCAGttgaccttcacgttcaagcagtcgactACCACTGAAATCTGGTTGGTGCCAGAATCAGACAACTTTCGGTCACTGTCGCCAGAACCTGGTCAGCCCAGATTTTGGCGACCAGAATGGTCGGATTCCGGTCAGTTGGCGTAGATCCAACCCTTCTATGCCGAATTCCAGCCGTTTTGGAACGATTCCGGTCAAAGCGGTCGGCTTCCGGCCACTTTTTGCCGAAATCTGGCCAACCCTGATTTTGACAAAACTGTCCAAATTCCGGTCTTTATTCCGGATTCTGACAACAGTAGCCGAAATCTGGTGAAAGTGGCAGGAATCCTGCCGGTCAGTGACGGAATTTTGTCACCAacgatttttatattattttactttaatatttatatgttgtaaataaaaattgatttttataggttaatatgattgaatgaaaatataaaaattatttgtgattttttgtaacGCACCAAACaccgacgaaaaatattttttaaaaattaattttctttaaattattttataccgAAATAAACGGAGTATAGATTACAAACGACCTGAAcaataaaattatcaaatatCCGTGTCCATGACAGAATCAACTTGTTCTAGGTCGTTCACGTGGGGGTTGGTGCAAGAAACTGCTCAGCTCATGGgaagtaatattttattttgaagtatAATATGTACACCTTTTCCTCGATCCATTTCTCAATACAATTATATGTCGAATCAAAGTAATATTTTAGAtggtaaagaaacaaaaacaaaaggcaacaaCTGATTTAAAGATTCCTAATTTGCTTTGTTTAACGTGGAAGCATTTCCCAAGTCAAACTTGagagcttttcttcttctatccCCATATCAAATCCTCTCTTTTTGTGTCTGTATCTACCATCTACCTGTATGGTCATCCAATCATTTCATCATCATAACCCAATGAATGCTAGCTTGTTAGATAATTTGATTGTCAAACTTTCATATTAGATGTTTATTTGAAGTACTTCCActgagattttgtttttttttttcaatggtattatatatatatatatatatatatatatgagagtaCCATGATATTCAGACGAGTAAtgctaaaacattaaaaccttCTTTTGATGAAAATTAATGATGTTTATTATTGGTGGTTATTGATGTAGTAGTTGCAGCCAATGCACGTCATTACAAATTAATGCAAAGTGCAAGTTGACATGTTGAGACATTATGTACCATCTACCCGATTCTTATGGACGAGAATTCTCTACAATTTTATgtccaaaaaacaaagaaaattgtaagaattcatgTTCGAGCACAAGAAAGCCTCGCAAACACTTAACGCCTCACATCTCCTGTTTAAAAGTAGAGGCCGGGCAGAAGAAGTATTTTGAAATCTCCAATTATAGGGAATCCCGACCCGTTGCAGTGCTATAGTTAATTGTTGCAAATGAGATTTTCAGCTAGAAACTTGACCCATGTACACGAAAGTTGTATGTTGGTTGAAATTAGAGAGAGAAATTACTAGTCAAATGTTGAAAATACATACCAAGAGAGAAGATTAATATTAAGTTAACATAATATCTATCAACCTCGATTTTTGCCTCCTTTTGGAGACAAGAGTGAGAATCGTGAGATAGTGGGAGccttgtttttctctttgaggGCTCGAGGATAATGCTTCCAAACAAAGGTGGTTTGGATTTCAAATATCATTCCGTCCTTTTagttttcttcatctttcttcttttgccCAAGTGATTGGGGGATCTGATCTTCTGGGGCCAACCTAGCTTGCTTCaatgccaaaaatttcaaagtGATTGATGGGGTTAATCATCGATCACTTGCTTAATCTCTTCATTCCATATCTAATTAGTCTCGTGTTTGTTAACGATTTTGCTTTCTGTCCGTTCGTAtacaaaaaaattcacatttacGTCACCGCgttaaaatattttctcaaaataaaaatagaaaagactTCTCAAATCGTATTAGCAAACATTTAGctattcaatatttatttattttatttttctaagaaCTATGATGTGGTGGAGTCATCAAGGAGCATCATTAGGTCTTAATCAACAGGATTAGATAATAATGCTCCTCTTAACCTTGAGTTCAAGTTTATGGAATCCCAGTTTCCTTCCATATGTCAGTTAtagattattaattattatataaaaagaatggaccattttaaaatattatgcaCATATTTCCAACCAACCAACCGACCCACCCCACCttcttctaaaaaattatatttagttttCCTCACCATTTTTATATTCATCGCACCCTAGACAGGATGGTGGGGTAGAACTGAACCGTTTGACCCCAAAACCGGCTCACCTGTGAACAAAAATCTAGAATTAATAACTTTGTTTGACACTTCTACTAACATTCCAAATGTTtgactataatttttttctccatttttttttcttcccttttttagATTATCCTCAAGGataagtagtaggactttaaCCCTCAAAATAATGTCTTTGGTTGTGTTATCTGTGTGCGCACAAAATGCAAGTTGGGGTGTTAGGTGTTCATAATTACTGATGTGACACTTTTGCGACCGGTACATACTATAACACATAGTCTTGCATCCTGTACACACGAGTCTGACCTTGGCTTGCATTCTGTATGCACGGGATATCGGACGCAAAGCCTTACTCAAAATAATATAGTAAAATGAAAACGTGCAGGAGCAAAATCTTGGCTTGAACTAAATATTTGATAATTAGGTCAATTCGCGTTTCAATACAATGTATGAGGTGTGCCTAGGGATTGCGAATTTGGGTGCCAATCCTTAGGCACACGTCCAAACATGGTTCAGGGtgaaattcatttttcaaatactatttttaaaaattcaaattctactcaatttttttttttttttatttttaattttgtctaaggttttttaaattatctaactataatttcaaaaaataaatttactcGGTATTCAcaattctaaatattttttaaaaaaatcacacacacaAACGAGCTCTAAGAACCTCTATTCACTATGAAAATGCTAATGAACGGTACccaagagaaatgttatttaacACATTAGTATTTCACAAATATTCTACGTGATAGAGTctagcactttttttttttcttcttaaaataaaagaaaaaagaaaaaagaaatccaataatTCAAGCATTTTCCAAGAACATCCGTGTTTTCCACGTGCCAAAAGAGAATCTGCATCATGTCAATTGTCCAATTGCGTTAACTTGTATTTACAGCATGTCTGAAAGTTAAAAGTTCAAAAAAGGCCATTAAAAGTACATAGGAAAAGGGTAAAATCTATGATTAGGTTAGGTAGGATGATTGATGattcccttcttttctttttcctaccaCGTACATGAAAAGAAAGCCAAAAATAATTGTTGAATAAATACAAATTACCAGCAGGCTAATCATGCATCCTCACTTTTCGAATTACTAATGTGACAGCAACCTACGTACAGTAAAGACAAGCTattaattttagaatatttattaaattattaaatcaacaCTTTCTTATGGGCTTTAACTTTTTAGACAACTGATAagttaacatgatatcagaataAAGGTCTTAAGTTCAAACCTTGTCACTCTTTCTTAttattaacttaagcttttgagatggTCAGTAAGTTTCCAAGCAAAACTCGATCACTACAATGTCACTTGAAGAAACGGACAACTcctttaaaagtgaaaaaactaGATACATATTGAGGAGCAACTCGTTCACCAAATTTGTTGGGTTGTTAGAATGAGAATCATGAATAGAGGTGGATTTTTGAGAAGCAAGGAGAATGAAGAACTCTACAGAAGATGAAATCTGCTTGTAAGTATCTTTTGGTGATTTGAGGAGAGTTTAGACTCTCTGTGTTGGGATTTATTCCACATCGGTTGTGGAAAGGGTTGGGTGGTCAGTTTATAAATGTGAGGAAAAACTCCACCTCATGAGCTAGTTTTTGGGGTTGAGAGATGCCCAATACCACCCAATACTAGTATCAAAGCCATGGTTAGTTTCCTGGGAGGAGTGTCTGGACGCGTCTATTTCTGTCCGGTACGTCTGACACTcttgaaaatgtaaaaagactCACAAGCGATGGGGAGTTGAGTCAATGTGGAAGAGAATCACAAGCGAGGGGGAGATTGTTGAGTACACTTGTGAGGTGTTCTCACATTGCTAAGATATAAGGTAAGTGAGTGATTTatataggatttaacagaaaattgtAACAGAAGAccgagattgaaactttctaaaaaataaatactctaaattgagacgttttaaaatttagataccttctaaaataaatattcttgATATGTTAGTTTCTCACCTTTGATGGTGAAGAAATGTTTGCGCCTGTTTGTTGGTAACAGCTGAAGCAGAGATTGTTAGAGTTTGGTTTATCTAGTGATGCTATGTTCTTTGCTTTTTGATGGAATTTGTTGCAGCTTGTTTATGCAACACAATCTGCAAAATTTGTTCCGATGCAGTTGCTTTCTGCTTAAACTTTGTTGATTTTAATGGTTAGTTGGGGAGTGAAGGGTTAGCTCTTTTAGGTTGAGCTGTAGTTTAGGTGAGAGCTAGCTAATAGCTAGAGTGTATTGCCCTTTGAATTTTCTTCTATGAAATGCTTattcatcaaaacaaaaaaaaaaaataaaaacaaaaaaaccaaatcatCTGGATGACagacaatttttattacaatctACTTTTATTGTCACTTTATCGTCATGCTACCAACACTAGCCAGAGACGAGGCTTCACTTAATATTCTTGAAAaggggaaggaaaaaaaaatagtaatacaCAAAAGGAAGggttaaaaaaagaagcaatagACTTAAGGACCTTCAGCATCAATTGAGAAAGCTGGAGAATCATCCAATTTCTGGCAAGTCCCATCAGCAGTGCACACTTGAACAATGAATTTGAGACTAGAAGTTCCACAAGGAACTGCAAGATCAGAAACATAGAAAGCTTCCACATGAGCTGTTCCAAGATACTCCGGCGCCCCTTCTAGTATTCCATCTTGATTGCCAACCACctgtttttctagttttttgaCATAGATAATGTAGTTTGGGAATGCAGCAGCATTAGTTCCAATTTTCAGTTTCCAAACAATTTTCAAACTAAGGGTCTTGGAACCTTTAGAACCAGAAGTCCATTTGATAAATTCACCGTCAACATGCCATGAGGAGGAGCGCGGAAAAACTGAGTTTTTTTCATAAGTTTTAATAGAGATATGACCAAGTACTGCAAAATATTCTACTGGGCGGCGAGCTGGTTTCGTTTCATTAAGTTCATGCTTTGACCGATAGCACACAGCATGGATTTCTGTTAATGTGCATTGGTTCATTGAGATGCTGGCCTCCTGTATGACCCATCCTGGGACAGTTCCTGCCTTTTCAAGCCGGCGTGTTGTAATTACCCTACTGAATTTGCTTGAGATTTGGTTCATTTCCCGTGGTGCAAGAAGTATTGAGATGCTTTCATTCAGTGGAGAAGAGAACCAAAGAGAAAGGCCCAGTTCAGAGTCCCCCTCTGATTTCACCTGCATCAACGTGGAGTTCACAGTTGAGCTATGTGCAAGTACAAAAGCATATGGAATATATAACTTATCCGGGATCAGTTGGGGTATAGTTTTTGGAATGCATGCAATATGTTGTAAAATTAAGGGCTTGTTTGCTAATGCTTCTTAGAAtgtgctttttgctttttgattgcgatatgatataaaggtgaaagtaattttgagtgttttgtaagtagtgttttatgtattaaattgtttgttaatgcttttactTTTTAGCAAAAAGTGGTCTTAAAAAACATTAGCAAAGAAACCCTCAGTCTCTGCTGGCACAGTGCACGCACAGACAGTACAATTAAGAGTTGGATTAGTCTGTTGTTATCAAAAGCTCTTCCAACACTAAAGAAATATCAAAAGGGCATCAATCTGAATTATTAAGCTTCACGGTGAACTCCTTAGTAACTTTAAACACAAAAGAGATAGCTTACCGAGTATGTAAAGTGGATAGGTAAATCCCCCAAAGGAAGTTCTCCACGAAAAAGCCTTCTAGTGGAAAAGGCATCGACTTCAAGAGTTCCTTTAAATGTGACGTTTCCTCCTCCGCTATAAGATGCTTCCTTAAAACTACCATTCgcaaaaatatatgtttaattaaagGTAGAAAAATGATActtaataaatgaattaatattagattttagaaaggggaaaaaaatagaCCTGGATAAACAGTTTGTGAGTAATGCGCTATAGAAGTAATGTTCATGGGCTAGATACTCAGAAACTAATGCATAGAACTTCCACAATTCTAGACATGAGTGAGTCATACAGGTATGTGACATATCACACTCTTCAGTGGAATCAACATGAATGGAAGaccaacaattttttaaacaaataaaagacacatatgAGGATCAAAACTTACTCAACAAGTGTTTGGATAGTGTCTGGAGTAGGCTTATCAGCAAAATCGAGGAAAGGCTGCCACAAGAACAAGAGTcggaataaaaaaaacatgctaATAAGGCCGACGTCAATAAAGTAATGACATGTTCAATTAATAGGACGACTTTGGCTCCATTGAATTGCATAAAAGATTAGCCAATCATTTCATCTAATTATATATCTCCATCGCATGCATAGTAATAGAGAGAAGTACCTGAAAGTAAACTGCAATAATTTGAGGAGCAGTCACGATGGATTATAATATTGAAAttgtttttgggtattttgtatTCTTAATTAGTTTGATCCTCGTATGTTCTGAAATTCAAAAGTTTAAtcttatatattttcatcagaGTCTAATGATAATTACTCTTCTATGATTACATCCCATCAGCATTCAATTCTCCTCTTAACTGGATTTACCATGAGTCAACAATATGAAGACTTTATTATAACTGCCataatcatataaatttttcattcggaaaaaaaaaagaaaaaaaaaaaagaaagaaagaaagaaagaaagaaagaaaggaaaccTGAAGTGAGTTTGATTATACAAACCATACGTGGAAAAActggataaataaataaaagccaAACCCTATCAtactaaaagaaagaaacatgtCCATGGAGAGCATACCTGGAAACCTTGGCATGAAATGTTACACCAAGGATCATCTGATATTTCTGCTCCATCAATTGAAAACTTATAACCATGCCCCTGAACAATAAAAAGGTATTCTACATGTCATTTTGACTGTTAAGAGTTTTACCAAAGCAATTTGCatattctgttttctttttcttttttgtatttgttaaacATCCTCATAGAATGTGTataatttatattgtgtatagcaGTATCATATTATTATGATCTATGATCTCATTATATGGATCATATATTATAATATCTAACAGTGTCAAGGAGAAAGGAACAATagcaaaattttcttttaagagAATAACTTTTTTTATAGAATGCTTTATCTGAAGTTtgagatgaatatatataacattgtcttttattctttttctctgccatttttttttttcaaaagattttcaaTTCTTAGGTCATACTAGGAACTTTCATATGCCCTAATGCTTAGAAAATCatacataaaaatgaaagagagaaattaaAATAGTTGCAACCTGATCAAAATTTGTATAGAAGGGCAGTACTTTGGGATAATTTCGTACTATTCCCCATGATTTCTCCACACTAGCCCACCAACTGCAAAgtcaaaattatatttaatgaaTCTTGTCGGACAATCAAGGATATAAACTCATCACGAAGTAGAAATATTAAACTGTGAACGCACATTCCACCATTATAAGAAGGATGGGCATTCAGGATGATCAGGTAACTATAgtagtaaaaaaagaaaggtgATGCTTATAGTATTCGAGTACACCTTATCATAATAGGAGTAAAAGAGATTGTAGAACAATTTCAAGAAATTTAAAGAACTTTTAAgcttaaataaaatagattatGGAAGTCCATTTCGAAAGAATGCGAATGATTGGTTATAAGTGCATGAAAAACTCCTGAAAAGACCATGGATTTTCGAAAGTGCAATAAAATTAAAGGTGGTATACATATAAAAAGAAATCTCACGCAGGCCAATACTGgctaattttcaaagaaaacatTGATTTCATACATATGATGGGAGAAAAGCAACTATAAAATCTGGACATACCAAATCTATAATGTCACATCATAGCATCAAGATGGGGCCAAGTCATTCACGTTTTATCATCCAGGTTATAACCATGAGAgtttacaaaaaattcaaaaggtgaatattgaaaaattgatgCCAGCTTTTGTGAATCATAACATAATTAGTTGAGGAAAACCTACTTAAAAACCTCATAAAGTCAGAAAAGTCTGTGTCTgagaccaaaaaaataaaaaatctaatataGGAAACTCTATAACAAGAGATAATGTATTTACCGATTTTGTGCTGTCTGAAAATCAGGTGGTTGATTAGTCTCATAAACCCATCCAGGAGCAAATATGGCAGCCGACACGTCATCCTTTTTTAGCACATTAAGAGCAACATCTGTCTGATGCACAGAGAGTGAATCAACAGGAATTCAGAAGACCAGCCTATAAAAAATATAGATTGAAGCATCTCACAAGATTAATATTAGTCATACATTCCATTGCCCGCCCCCATAAGTATTCCTTCCAAATACATCAATCCCCATGTAAACATCAAACTTTCTATCACCAGCAACAGCAGCTGAACGACTTGGATAGTCTTCCTGCGTGTTACagagcagtttttttttttttcttattcttttttatggCAATGGAACATTGAAAGCAAATTTAgacatggaagaaagaagagaaagccATACCTGCCATGTATAGTTTACAAATATTCCATCACAAATATCAAAGAAAGGTTTATTCATTTCATTCAGTTGATCTTGCCATAGGAGGTCACCATGAATTGTAACACTATCATACCTGCAAAACCAACAATAAACAATCAATTACAAGTTTAGACATGATTCGCTATATAGGGGAAATACAATTGACTGAGAACATGATATCTCCTAAAACTCACCATATCACTAAAGAACCAGGCACTGAGGAATGCATA carries:
- the LOC133862823 gene encoding cytosolic endo-beta-N-acetylglucosaminidase 1, whose amino-acid sequence is MSAHQRLLPSTEHCSTESQPKKNTVLQTLLHTLTPTHSFVRRVIPVARTLIDLLREIHRKLQNLFLFLTMSKPTSEPELQSSALEPPPPVPFDPTQPSVPISYPIKTLEDLEARSYFKSFHYPFNRASVALQSGSGSSSSSSLPNRRRLLVCHDMQGGYVDDKWVQGGTNPNAYAIWHWNLIDVFVYFSHSLVTLPPPCWTITAHRHGVKVLGTFITEWDEGRLISNKFLSTKESAQMYAERLTELAVALGFDGWLINMEVKLDSGQIPNLKEFVNHLNQSMHSSVPGSLVIWYDSVTIHGDLLWQDQLNEMNKPFFDICDGIFVNYTWQEDYPSRSAAVAGDRKFDVYMGIDVFGRNTYGGGQWNTDVALNVLKKDDVSAAIFAPGWVYETNQPPDFQTAQNRWWASVEKSWGIVRNYPKVLPFYTNFDQGHGYKFSIDGAEISDDPWCNISCQGFQPFLDFADKPTPDTIQTLVDFKEASYSGGGNVTFKGTLEVDAFSTRRLFRGELPLGDLPIHFTYSVKSEGDSELGLSLWFSSPLNESISILLAPREMNQISSKFSRVITTRRLEKAGTVPGWVIQEASISMNQCTLTEIHAVCYRSKHELNETKPARRPVEYFAVLGHISIKTYEKNSVFPRSSSWHVDGEFIKWTSGSKGSKTLSLKIVWKLKIGTNAAAFPNYIIYVKKLEKQVVGNQDGILEGAPEYLGTAHVEAFYVSDLAVPCGTSSLKFIVQVCTADGTCQKLDDSPAFSIDAEGP